The Anomalospiza imberbis isolate Cuckoo-Finch-1a 21T00152 chromosome 13, ASM3175350v1, whole genome shotgun sequence genome includes the window GAGGATGGGTGGGTGTGTTTGGAACCTTCACAGATCTCCAGCCTGTGCCACTGGAAACCCCCAgtgctgcaggggcagctccATCCCCCGAGCTGTTTAAGGGCTGTCGTTCCCGTCCCTGTCTCTGTCAGGAACACCTTCAAGTGTCACTGCCTGGAGACCAGCCCCGGTTCCTATATCTTTGGTTCATTCCTGAGGGTTCTGCACACCAGTCTAAGGGTCTGCTGCAGGGAAAGGGGTGCTGCAAAGTCTCTGACGAGTTGAGGTTCCCCTTAAAGTATGGGTGGGTGCCTTTGGACCATTGACGGATCTGCAGCCTGTGCCGCTGCAGCCGCCCAgtgctgcaggggcagctccATCCCCCGAGCTGCTCAAGGGCTGtcgctccctgtccctgtcaggAGCCCCGGCAGCGCTCAGCCCCTCGCTGCTCCCGGCTCTTCCAGTCACTCCGCTCCCCTCCTTCAGGGCTGCCCGGTGCCGGCGGTGATGCTGAAGGCTGCCATGTGGCCGGTGGGGAGCCCCGGCGTGGTGTCGGCCAGCGAGGTGCTGCTGGTGGCCGCCGCGTTCTGCCTGGTGTTCCTGGcgctgcagtggctgcagcagcccgTGCCCGAGGGGCTGCGGAGGCCACCGGGCCCGCGGGGCTATCCCGTGCTGGGCAACGTGCTGGAGCTGCGCAAGGACACGCACCTGGCGCTGACGCGGCTGAGCCGGCGCTACGGGGACGTGATGGAGGTGCGCATCGGCACCCGGCCCGTGCTGGTGCTCAGCGGGCTGGACACCATCCGGCAAGCCCTGGTCAAGCAAGGAGAGGACTTCATGGGGCGCCCCGACCTCTACAGCTTCCGCTTTGTCGCGGACGGGCAGAGCCTGACGTTCAGCCCCGACTCCGGGGAGGTGTGGAAAGCGCGCAGGAAGCTGGCCCAGAGCGCCCTGAGGAGCTTCTCCatcgcccccagccccacgtcgtcctccagctgcctgctgGAGGAACACGTCTCCAAGGAGGCCGAGTACCTGGTCACCAAGTTCCTGCAGctgatggaggaggagaagaggtTTGAGCCCTACCGATACCTGGTGGTGTCGGTGGCCAACGTCATCTGTGCCATGTGCTTCGGCAAGCGCTACGAGCACGAGGACCAGGAGCTGCTCAAGCTGGTGAATTCAACTGAGGAGTTCACTGATGTGACTGCTGCTGGCAACCCCGCCGACTTCATCCCCATGCTGCGCTACCTCCCCAGCCGCAGCATGAAGTTGTTCATGAATTTCAACAGGTACTTTGTCAGTTTCCTGCAGAGGAGGGTCAAGGAGCACTACGAGACCTATGACGAGGTAGGAGCTTGCAGGAACTTCACCTGCTTTCCTCCCCTCTCTTCCAGCGAGGTGTTTTTGTTCTGGCCACAGCAGCAATGGCCATTGTCTCTCCCCAGTCCTCCTTCTCACAGAATCAGagtatcatagaatcatggaatatcctgagttggcTCACGTGTGGATCATCCAATCtagctcctggccctgcacacacaccccaacaatcccaccctgtgcatccctgagagcattgtccaaactctcctggagctctggcagccttagGGCCGTGCTGGTTCTCTGGGGAGCCTGGTCAGAGccccaccaccctctgggggaggAACCTTTTCCTGTTGTCCCGCCTGAACCTCCCTGGACCCAGCTTCATGAGCCTCTCAGCGTCTCCTCCATTCCCTGTGTGATGCAGCCAGTCTGGTGGTTGAACACCTCCTCTGTGCTCGGGTTCCTCAGAGAACCCTCTCCTTGTTTCCACAGGGACCACAGGAGCTGAGGGATGATCCTCCCCAGAGCTCGCGTGACCCCGGGCTCCCCCAGCACCAGGTTGGGCTGCCCAGGAGCACCCACCCCTCTGCAGTCCTGCTCCATGACCTTGTCTCCTCTTCCTATCAGAACAACATCCGGGACATCACGGACTCCCTCATTGAGCAGTGCCTGGACAAAAAACTGGGAGCAAAC containing:
- the LOC137482137 gene encoding cytochrome P450 1A5-like; protein product: MLKAAMWPVGSPGVVSASEVLLVAAAFCLVFLALQWLQQPVPEGLRRPPGPRGYPVLGNVLELRKDTHLALTRLSRRYGDVMEVRIGTRPVLVLSGLDTIRQALVKQGEDFMGRPDLYSFRFVADGQSLTFSPDSGEVWKARRKLAQSALRSFSIAPSPTSSSSCLLEEHVSKEAEYLVTKFLQLMEEEKRFEPYRYLVVSVANVICAMCFGKRYEHEDQELLKLVNSTEEFTDVTAAGNPADFIPMLRYLPSRSMKLFMNFNRYFVSFLQRRVKEHYETYDENNIRDITDSLIEQCLDKKLGANTAAQIPKEKIVNLVNDLFGAGFDTITTALSWSLMYLVTNPNIQKRIHEELDRTIGRERRPRLSDRGTLPYTEAFILEMFRHSSFLPFTIPHSTTKDTVLNGYFIPKDRCVFVNQWQVNHDEKLWKDPETFNPERFLSADGTKVNKEDGEKVLVFGLGKRRCIGENIARWQVFLFLVTLLQQLEFSVCEGGRVDMTPLYGLSLKHRRCAHFQVRQRFPMKGRS